From Apium graveolens cultivar Ventura chromosome 9, ASM990537v1, whole genome shotgun sequence, the proteins below share one genomic window:
- the LOC141683435 gene encoding uncharacterized protein LOC141683435, whose protein sequence is MTRSSQEKEYGASSKLSEDNCTVGTAARTRPFSFDEIMLQRKQKKQPADVKEVIGGKPLGKDTTEKVPDAVESYRKRNKDYLHDDGRHAFEDSVDLNSQKKDEGKLFNVNRESYRSERKSRTSLKRRSDVVDRAKRREIDEQNFEKRKSNKYNDSEKGSERKHSRHHVREGKPAERNRGNTEHEGKRKHRNEDDRKAKDRNATKKHDLSKGREPEPKEKRGRKLPSKVLNEVSQLKRRRSRSRERDNDRGRRSTSPLPRAHKVKHVSHAVRDHSELSLHSFKDRSKISNLEFYSPEPKEKIENKEPSKVVNEDPRLKRRRSRSRERTRDTGRRSISLSPRAHKRVSHAVHGQGELPAQSSKDRSERSNSDFDSARMSNNGFSGHHRRHGGSASKLGGYSPRKRRTESAAKTPSPTIRSPEKRSAGWDHPPSKTESSFNGSILINLQSSSQIISANLPHVPMAVPVTSSNTTTALSPRVETSMDPIQLTQATRPSRRLYVENLPTASSEESVMKCINKFILSSGGHHVQGTHPCISCIINKEKNQALVEFLTPEDVSAALSLDGSTFEGSILKVRRPKDFFDASTGNPRKAVEEVGSVSNNVEDSPHKVFVGGISKAISSDMLIEIASIFGPLRAFRYEVNRDLNEPCAFLEYVDQSMTKKACAGLNGMKLGGKVLTVVQAMQNASLIVNDENSPCYEIPLHAKTLLEEPTHVLKLKNVIDSQYLLLISETELEEMLEDVRLECARFGTVVSVNVVKTQKSSITPKTNGVGGIVSAGDEADLEYDDTKTRTEVQPDSVRHVLGELCSADPSSSRHKHEGTVDADVHISSADQMNMVELSSGVSKAEDGAEAMETSSMSDDKLLDNLEKDQVHQSMQGDEGEKVVEDSARWEGSNISIKISNQFDICVDNKEIPDDSFKDNSQIEVPRVENIISCEQEEHSMLDGASFDLDHNVSEELDSTQNKGKIEQEFDQGDAFEPGCVLVEFRRTEASCIAAHCLHGRLFDDRVVTVAYVDLELYRNRFPK, encoded by the exons ATGACCAGATCTAGTCAGGAAAAGGAGTATGGTGCGAGTAGTAAGCTGTCAGAGGATAACTGCACTGTGGGAACTGCTGCAAGAACAAGGCCTTTCAGTTTTGATGAGATAATGCTccaaagaaaacaaaagaaacaACCTGCAGATGTCAAAGAAGTTATTGGAGGGAAACCATTAGGGAAAGACACAACTGAGAAAGTTCCCGATGCAGTTGAGTCTTACAGAAAGAGAAACAAGGATTACTTACATGATGATGGAAGGCATGCTTTTGAGGACTCTGTTGATTTGAACTCTCAGAAGAAAGACGAAGGCAAATTGTTTAATGTCAACAGAGAAAGTTATAGATCTGAAAGAAAATCAAGGACTTCACTGAAGAGAAGAAGTGACGTTGTTGATAGAGCTAAGAGACGCGAGATAGATGAACAAAATTTTGAAAAGAGAAAAAGTAATAAGTATAATGACTCCGAAAAGGGTTCTGAGAGGAAGCATTCAAGACATCATGTAAGGGAGGGCAAACCTGCGGAGAGAAATAGAGGTAACACAGAACATGAAGGAAAAAGGAAACACCGGAATGAAGATGACAGAAAAGCTAAAGACAGAAATGCAACTAAGAAGCATGATTTATCCAAAGGACGTGAACCTGAACCTAAAGAGAAAAGGGGAAGGAAGTTACCATCAAAAGTTCTTAATGAGGTCTCTCAACTGAAAAGGAGGCGATCAAGAAGTAGAGAGCGTGATAATGATCGTGGTAGAAGGTCTACCTCACCTTTACCAAGAGCGCACAAAGTCAAACATGTTTCTCATGCTGTGCGTGATCATAGTGAGTTGTCTTTACATTCTTTTAAAGATAGGAGTAAAATATCTAATCTCGAGTTCTACAGTCCTGAACCTAAGGAAAAAATTGAAAATAAGGAACCGTCAAAAGTTGTCAATGAGGACCCTCGACTGAAACGAAGACGGTCAAGAAGTAGAGAGCGCACTAGAGATACTGGTAGAAGGTCCATCTCACTTTCACCAAGAGCCCACAAACGTGTGTCACATGCTGTGCATGGACAAGGAGAGTTGCCTGCACAGTCTTCTAAAGATCGGTCTGAAAGATCTAATTCCGATTTTGACAGTGCTAGAATGTCTAATAATGGTTTTAGTGGTCACCATCGCCGTCATGGCGGTTCAGCAAGTAAGCTGGGTGGGTATTCTCCTAGAAAGAGAAGAACAGAATCTGCTGCTAAGACTCCTTCCCCGACCATTCGCTCTCCTGAGAAAAGAAGTGCTGGGTGGGATCACCCACCTTCTAAAACAGAAAGCAGTTTTAATGGGTCCATCCTCATTAATTTGCAGTCATCTTCCCAGATTATATCAGCAAACTTACCTCATGTCCCCATGGCGGTTCCTGTAACTTCATCAAATACAACGACTGCTTTATCTCCAAGAGTGGAGACTTCCATGGACCCCATTCAGCTAACACAAGCTACCCGGCCTTCAAGGAGGCTATATGTAGAAAACTTGCCAACTGCATCCTCCGAGGAATCAGTAATGAAATGCATCAATAAGTTTATTCTCTCTTCAGGTGGCCACCATGTTCAAGGAACTCATCCTTGTATAAGCTGTATT ATAAACAAGGAGAAAAATCAAGCTCTTGTAGAGTTTCTTACACCGGAGGATGTTTCTGCAGCTTTGTCTCTAGACGGCAGTACTTTTGAAGGCTCTATTCTAAAAGTCAGGCGACCTAAAGATTTTTTTGACGCAAGT ACTGGCAATCCCAGGAAAGCTGTGGAGGAGGTTGGTTCAGTTAGCAATAATGTTGAGGATTCTCCACACAAG GTTTTTGTTGGCGGGATTTCGAAAGCCATTTCATCGGACATG CTTATAGAAATTGCTTCCATCTTTGGGCCATTGAGGGCCTTCCGCTATGAGGTTAATAGAGATCTCAATGAACCATGTGCATTTCTTGAG TATGTTGACCAATCTATGACCAAGAAGGCATGTGCTGGATTGAATGGTATGAAGTTGGGTGGGAAAGTTCTCACCGTGGTCCAAGCTATGCAAAATGCTTCACTAATT GTAAATGATGAAAATTCACCTTGCTATGAAATTCCGTTGCATGCAAAGACACTTCTGGAAGAGCCCACTCATGTTCTGAAGCTGAAAAATGTG ATTGATTCGCAGTACCTCTTACTAATTTCTGAGACAGAACTTGAAGAAATGTTAGAAGATGTACGACTAGAGTGTGCCAG GTTCGGCACTGTTGTATCTGTAAATGTTGTAAAGACCCAGAAGTCTAGTATAACTCCAAAGACAAATGGAGTTGGTGGTATTGTTTCTGCTGGAGATGAGGCTGACCTGGAGTATGATGATACCAAGACAAGAACGGAAGTTCAGCCAGATTCGGTTCGTCATGTCTTGGGAGAGCTTTGTAGTGCAGATCCTTCAAGCAGCAGGCACAAACATGAAGGCACTGTGGACGCAGATGTTCACATCAGTTCTGCTGATCAAATGAACATGGTGGAGCTATCTAGCGGGGTCAGTAAAGCTGAAGATGGTGCTGAGGCTATGGAAACTAGCAGCATGTCTGATGATAAACTCCTGGACAATCTGGAAAAAGATCAAGTTCATCAATCTATGCAAGGTGATGAAGGTGAGAAGGTGGTTGAAGACTCTGCCCGTTGGGAGGGTTCCAACATTTCGATTAAAATATCCAACCAGTTTGATATTTGCGTAGATAACAAAGAAATCCCTGATGACTCATTTAAGGATAATAGTCAAATTGAGGTCCCTCGTGTTGAAAACATAATTTCGTGTGAACAAGAGGAACATTCAATGTTAGACGGGGCTTCCTTTGACTTAGATCATAATGTGAGTGAAGAGCTGGATAGTACTCAGAacaaaggaaaaatagaacaagAATTTGATCAAGGAGATGCTTTCGAGCCTGGTTGTGTATTAGTGGAGTTCAGAAGAACCGAAGCATCTTGCATAGCAGCGCATTGTTTGCATGGGCGTTTGTTTGATGACCGTGTGGTGACTGTGGCCTATGTTGATCTTGAATTATACCGGAATAGATTCCCCAAATGA